From the Hyphomicrobium sp. ghe19 genome, one window contains:
- a CDS encoding ROK family protein has protein sequence MNAPQIDRSRAEASGPLTLAIDIGGTGLKASVLDGAGRMIAPRVRVDTPHPCQPESLLAALERLVAPLPPSDRISAGFPGVVRDGHILTAPHFDGPAWSNYALAQALSERFGKPARVLNDAEVQGLGIVTGKGLEVVLTLGTGIGSAIFSNGRLTPHLELAHHPIHKDETYNEYVGEAARKAHGREKWNSRVRHMIDVVSSLIHFDVLYLGGGNSVHVEARDLPPNVHIASNDAGITGGARLWQEPIWDSVSQQT, from the coding sequence ATGAACGCACCCCAAATTGATCGCAGCCGCGCCGAGGCGAGCGGTCCCCTCACGCTTGCAATCGATATCGGGGGAACCGGGCTCAAGGCATCAGTTCTGGACGGCGCCGGTCGAATGATCGCGCCCAGAGTTCGCGTTGACACGCCTCACCCGTGTCAACCCGAATCCCTTTTGGCGGCGCTCGAGAGACTGGTCGCACCGCTGCCGCCAAGCGACAGGATTTCCGCAGGCTTTCCCGGGGTCGTTCGCGACGGCCACATTCTGACGGCGCCTCATTTCGACGGGCCGGCCTGGTCAAATTACGCTCTTGCGCAAGCGCTGTCGGAGCGCTTCGGCAAGCCGGCGCGGGTTCTCAACGATGCCGAAGTGCAGGGACTGGGCATCGTCACCGGAAAGGGTTTGGAAGTCGTGCTGACGTTGGGGACCGGAATTGGGAGTGCGATATTCTCAAACGGACGGCTCACGCCACATCTCGAACTCGCTCACCACCCGATACACAAGGATGAAACGTACAACGAATATGTCGGTGAGGCGGCCCGGAAAGCTCACGGCCGCGAGAAATGGAATAGCCGCGTTCGCCATATGATAGATGTCGTCTCTTCACTCATTCACTTCGACGTTCTGTATCTCGGCGGCGGAAACTCGGTTCACGTCGAAGCCCGCGATTTGCCTCCGAACGTCCACATCGCTTCGAACGATGCCGGCATCACCGGCGGGGCGCGGCTTTGGCAGGAGCCCATCTGGGATTCGGTTTCTCAACAAACGTGA
- the pgl gene encoding 6-phosphogluconolactonase, with protein MSELQKIKYETVADVDALSKQVADWLLDIAAGTSGPVAICLSGGSTPRTLYERLAEAPYRDRFPWSRTHVFWGDERFVPRGDPLSNYRMANDALLSRVPIPAANVHPIPTEGLTPEEAARRYEQALKSFYEATRGATMRRLFDVTLLGLGEDGHLASLFPGSDALQERERWVVAVTGVKPEARITLTYPALENSANSAFLVAGDQKNEMLARFRRHDETLPAVHFRPLGELRVVADEKAAGARDLHERTPN; from the coding sequence GTGTCAGAGCTTCAGAAGATAAAATATGAGACCGTCGCGGATGTCGACGCGCTCTCGAAGCAGGTTGCGGACTGGCTTCTCGATATAGCTGCCGGAACTTCGGGCCCTGTTGCCATCTGTTTGTCCGGCGGGTCTACGCCGCGAACGCTCTATGAGCGCCTCGCCGAAGCGCCCTACCGCGATCGCTTTCCATGGTCACGAACGCACGTCTTCTGGGGTGATGAGCGCTTCGTGCCGCGCGGTGATCCGCTGAGCAACTATCGCATGGCGAATGACGCCTTGCTCTCGCGGGTGCCGATCCCGGCAGCCAACGTTCATCCAATTCCCACGGAAGGTCTCACTCCCGAAGAAGCCGCACGGCGATACGAGCAGGCGCTGAAGTCATTCTATGAAGCGACCCGCGGCGCGACGATGCGACGGTTGTTTGATGTAACGCTCCTCGGTCTGGGCGAGGACGGCCACTTAGCATCGCTATTTCCCGGATCGGACGCATTACAGGAACGGGAGAGATGGGTGGTTGCTGTCACGGGCGTCAAGCCGGAAGCCCGCATCACTCTGACCTATCCTGCGCTCGAGAACAGTGCAAACAGCGCGTTCCTCGTCGCGGGTGACCAAAAAAATGAGATGCTCGCCCGGTTTCGCCGCCACGATGAAACGTTACCCGCAGTGCATTTCAGGCCTCTCGGAGAATTGCGGGTCGTTGCCGACGAGAAGGCCGCCGGAGCACGCGATCTGCATGAACGCACCCCAAATTGA
- a CDS encoding Cof-type HAD-IIB family hydrolase yields the protein MSGNRVIRLLLADVDGTLVTTEKVLTEAAKRAVRDLDDAGITFAITSGRPPRGMAMLVAPLALRTPIAAFNGGIFVKPDLSVIEAHLLPPKVAAHTLQFLVDRGTDVWVYTEDEWLIRDRLAPHVERETNTVKFRPKVVSSFTADHLAHAAKIVGVSDDPKLITDSERALADDLGRDASVAHSQAYYLDITPYQANKGAVVKALSRLLGIPAEEIATIGDMPNDIPMFNESGYSIAMGQASDDVKGKADAVTDSNENDGFAKAVSRYVLAQTGVQ from the coding sequence ATGAGCGGGAACCGCGTCATACGTCTGCTGCTTGCCGATGTCGACGGCACGCTCGTGACAACCGAGAAGGTTTTGACGGAAGCGGCTAAGCGTGCCGTTCGCGATCTCGATGATGCGGGCATCACCTTCGCGATCACGAGTGGCCGGCCGCCCCGCGGAATGGCCATGCTCGTCGCGCCTCTCGCGCTTCGGACACCAATAGCTGCGTTCAACGGCGGCATATTCGTGAAGCCGGATCTCTCGGTAATCGAGGCCCATCTCCTCCCGCCGAAGGTGGCTGCGCATACGCTTCAATTTCTCGTTGACCGGGGAACGGACGTCTGGGTTTACACCGAGGACGAGTGGCTGATCCGGGACCGCCTCGCTCCGCATGTCGAACGCGAGACGAACACCGTGAAATTCCGGCCGAAAGTCGTCAGCTCTTTTACTGCCGATCATCTTGCGCACGCCGCCAAAATAGTCGGTGTGTCCGACGATCCTAAGCTCATCACGGACAGCGAACGCGCTCTCGCGGATGATTTGGGACGAGACGCGAGCGTCGCGCACTCCCAAGCCTATTATCTCGACATCACGCCTTATCAAGCCAACAAAGGAGCGGTGGTGAAAGCGCTGTCGAGGCTTCTTGGGATTCCGGCGGAAGAGATCGCAACGATTGGCGATATGCCGAACGACATCCCGATGTTCAACGAAAGCGGCTATTCGATTGCGATGGGCCAAGCGAGTGACGACGTGAAGGGCAAGGCGGATGCCGTCACCGACAGCAACGAAAACGACGGGTTCGCTAAAGCTGTAAGTCGATATGTCTTGGCTCAAACAGGAGTTCAATGA